The genomic segment CCGAGGGCGTGGTGTTGCTGGAAGTCCACGTCGGCATCGACGGTCGCCCGATGGACGTGCGCATCCACCACAGCAGCGGCAACCGCGACCTCGATCGTGCCGCCCTTCGCCACGTGCAGCGGATGTGGACCTTCCAGCCGGCGATGCGTGACGGCGTGCCGGTGGAGGCGATCGGGCTGGTGCCGATCGCGTTCAATCTGTCGCGGGGGTGAAGCGGAGGCTGTCCCGTCACTCGCAGGTTGGGGTGACGGGCTGCGCCGGCAGTCGCGCGGCCAGAGGGCCCGGACGCGGCCTTTCAGGCCTCACCGTGATTGCGTGCAGGCCGCTGTCGCATCGGAAGTCGATCGGCTGCGACTGGAGCCAGCTCGGTCCAGCGTGGCCTCAGGCCCGGTGATACGGATGATTCGCCAGCATCGCCGCAGCGCGATACACCTGCTCGGCCAGCACCAGGCGCACCAGCATGTGCGGCAGCGTCAGCGGGCCGAGTGACCAGCGCTCGTCGGCACGCGCGAGAACATCCGGGGCGTGGCCTTCCGGCCCACCGATCAGAAACGCGAGATCGCGCCCCTGCATGCGCCAGTGTTCGAGACGATGCGCAAGGTCTTCCGAGGAATGCAGACGGCCGCGGCCATCAAGCGCCACCACCAGCGCGTCGCGCGGTATGGCGGCAAGTACGCGCGTGCCTTCATCGGACATCGCGCGCATGGTATCGCGGCCCTTGCCGCGCAGGCCGGGCTCGATTTCGATCAGATCCAGCGGCAGCCAGTGCGACAGCCGCTTGCGGTACTCGGCGAACCCTTCGGCCACCCAGGCGGGGGCGCGTTCGCCGACGGCGATCAGTTTCGCTTTCATGTCGCCCGGCTCATCACACACTGCGCCCCGGCGAATTTGCCGGGACGCCGCGATCAGGCATCGCGACGCGGACCGCGCTCGTCTTCCGGTGGCTGGTCGCCGACGGTCCACAGACGCTCGAGCGCATAGAACTCGCGCACGCGCGGCAGCATGACGTGGACGACGACGTCGCCCAGGTCGACGAGCACCCACTCGGCTTCGCGCTCGCCTTCGACGCCGAGCGGCTGGCAACCCAGCTTCTTGGCGTGCTTGACGACTTCGTCGGCGATCGACTTGACGTGGCGGCTGGACGTGCCTGACGCGATGACCATGAAATCGCAGACGCTGCTGCGGCCACGCACGTCGATGTCGATGACGTCGACGGCCTTGATTTCTGCGACGGCCGCGCGGGCCACTTCGAGCAGCGCATCCGGGGACGGCGGCGGCTCGGGCAGGCGGGTCTTGATGACGTGTGCGGGATTGGACAAAGGTCTGGCTCGGAAAGTGCGGCGGAAATTATAGCGGAGCGCGGGCCGCCGCCCCGTACAACCCCTTCTCGTGGATGAATGCGGCCACCGCGGGGGGCAGCTGACCACCCGTTGGGACGCCTGCCGAGAGCTGGGCGCGGATCGCGGTTGCCGAGACGTGGGACAGCGGCTGGTGCAGCCGTAGCACCCGTCCTGCAGGCTGCGATTGCAGATCCGCGGCCTCGCGGGTCCAGCGATTCTGCAGCGCAGCGGCGAGCTCGGCCGGCAATTCCGCGTCGAGCGCACTGCCCGGCCGTTCGGCGATCACCAGATGCGCGAGTCCGAACAGATCGCGCCAGCGGTGCCAGCCTGGCAGACCGAGCAGGCTGTCGGCGCCGACCAGCCAGGCCAGCGGCGTCGACGGGCCGATTTCGCTGCGCAGCTCGGCGAGTGTGTCGACGGTGTAACTGCGGCCCTGACGCTCCAGTTCGCGGCGATCGAGCACAAGGCCCGGCACGCCGTCGATCGCCAGCGCGACCATCGTCGCGCGCGTCGCGCCGTCGGCGCCGGGGGGCGCGCGATGCGGCGGATCGCCTGTCGGCATCAGATGGACTGTGCACGCCAGCGCATCGCGCGCGGCGCAGGCGATCGCCAGATGCCCGTTGTGGATCGGATCGAAAGTGCCGCCGTAGACGAGGTGCAGCGCCATCGCAGCCGGTCAGGCGGCCAGCAAGGCGCCCGCGCGCGCGTCGGCCACGGCGACCAGCAGACGCTCCAGCGCGAGCCAGCCGTCGACGGGATCCACGCCCCAGCGGCCGCGGCCTTTGGCGATTCGATCGACACGCCCGGCCTCGGCGACGAAACGCACCCAGCGCGCTTCGGGATGGCGCTGCAGCGCGCGCCGGTACCCCGCCTGGCGGGCGTCCCAGATGCGCTGCGCCTTGAATTCGTTGGCCATGTTGCCGCCGCGGGCCTGCACCTGCGCCAGCTGCGCGGCACGCGCGAGTTCCATGACCACCATGCCCATCAGCGCCGGAATCGCCGCACCCTCGGCGCGCAGGCCAGCGAGCATGCGCACGACCTGCGCCGGCTGGCCGTTGAGCGTGGCGTCGAGCAGGCGGAAGACGTCGAAGCGCGCGGCATCGGCGACCAGCGCCTGCATACGCGGACCGTCGAGCGTGCTGCCGTCGGCCAGCAGTGCGAGCTTGTCAACTTCCTGCGCGGCGGCGAGCAGATTGCCGTCGACGCGTTCAGCCAGCTGCTGCACGGCGGCGCGGTCGGCCAGCACGTTGCGGCTGCGCAGGCGCGCCTCGATCCAGCTTTCGAGTTCGTGCGGCTTGACCTGCCAGGCGACGACGAGATGGCCGATGCCGGTGATCGCCTCGCTCCACTTGCCCCCGTGCTGGCGGCTCCACTCGCCGCCGGTGACCAGCAGGGTGACGTCGGACGGCGGGTCGGCGCAGAAGCCGCTGATGACCGCAGCGCCGTCCTTGCCGGGCTTGGTCGTCGGCAGACGGATCTCGACCAGACGCCTTGATGCGAACAGGCTCGGCGCGCGGAACGTGGCTTCGACCGCGTTCCAGTCGATGTCGCGGCCTTCGGGTTCGAACACTTCGCGCTCGGCGACGCCCTGCTCGCGCGCGGCGGCGCGCACCGCATCAGCAGCTTCGAGCACGCGCAGCGGTTCGGGGCCGGCGATCAGATAGGCCGGACGCAGCGGCTCGCGCGCGAGCTGCGCGGGCAGGCGTTCGGGCGTCAGCTCCACAACGGGCGCAGACCGTGCACGGACGGGCTCACTCGCGGATGCGTTCCTGGGGATTGCGGAACACCGCGTCGATGCGACGGATGATCGAGGCGGTCATCTCGCGCTCGAGTTCGCGCGACAGCAGCTCGCGCTCGGAATCGGCACCGATCGAATCGGTCGGCGGCGCGAGGTAGTCGCGGGCGAGTTCGATCGCCTGCTGCGGCACGATGTCGCGGCCGTCGGCATCGCGCATCGAGAACACCACCGCGTAGCGCAGCGTGTATTCCTGCGCGCGGCCCTGCGCGTCGAGACTGGCCGGCAGCGCCGCCCAGCGTTCGGACTGGATGTTGAGCGTCGCGACATCGGTGGCGCGGGGCTCGGCGATCTCCGCACCGGCCGCGGCCAGCGCGCGCTCGACCGAGCGGGCCAGACGGCTGTAGGGATCGCTGGACACGATGTCGACCGGGCCGAGATTCGGCGGCAGCGTCAGCGCATTGCGCAGATGGAAGCCGCAGGCCGACAGCGTCAGCACGAGGGCGACGAGGGCCAGAGGCAGGAAAACCGGTCGGAGGATGCGCATGGGCGGAGTCTGGACGAGGGGGACAGGGCCGGCAAGCGCCGCGCGCGAAGCGCAGCGACGCCGGGTTCAGCCGGCGACGATGTTGACGATCTTGCCCGGCACGACGATGACCTTGCGCACCGTGAGCCCGTCCAGGAACTTGACGACATTGGGCTCGGCCAGCGCCATCGCCTCGATCGCATCCTTGGGCAGATCGACCGCGACTTCGATCGTGCCGCGCAGCTTGCCGTTGACCTGCACCGCGAGCGTCAGCGCATCGCGTTCCAGCGCGGCGGGATCGGCCTGCGGGAAGGTCTGGTCTTCGAGCAGCGTCTCGGCGTGGCCCAGCACCTGCCACAGCGTGTGCGCGATGTGCGGGGTGATCGGATTGAGCAGCAGCACGATGGTTTCGAAGGTCTCCTGACGCAGCGCGCGCGCGTTCGCATCCGCCTCGTCGAACTTGCCGACGTGGTTCAGCAGTTCCATCACCGCGGCGATCGCGGTGTTGAAACTGTGGCGGCGGCCGTAGTCGTCGCCGACTTTCTGGATCGCCTCGTGCAGCTGGCGACGCAGGGTCTTCTGGGCGGACGTGGCGGCAGCGACATCGAACACACCGGCCTCCCCGCCCTGCACGTGCTTCTGCACCTGGTTCCACAGGCGACGCAGGAAGCGCGACATGCCTTCGACGCCGGCCTCGTTCCACTCCAGCGACTGCTCGGGCGGGGCCGCGAACATCGAGAACAGGCGCACGGTGTCAGCGCCGTACTTGCCGATCATCGACTGCGGATCCACGCCGTTGTTCTTCGACTTGGACATCTTCTCGGTGCCGCCGATCGAGACCGGCTGGCCATCGAGCTTCGAGGTCGCGCCGGTGATCCGGCCCTTGTCGTCGCGGACGATCTCGACATCGGCCGGATTGATCCAGTCCTTGCCGCCGTTGTCGAGGTCCCGATAGAACGTATCGGCAATGACCATGCCCTGGGTCAGCAGGTTGATCACCGGCTCGTCGCTGCGCACCAGGCCTTCGTCACGCATCAGGCGGTGATAGAAGCGGAAATACAGCAGATGCAGGATCGCATGCTCGATGCCGCCGATGTACTGGTCGACCGGCGTCCAGTAGTCGGCGCGCGCGTCGACCATGTCGGCCGCGCCGGGCGAGGTGTAGCGCGCGGTGTACCAGCTCGACTCCATGAAGGTGTCGAACGTGTCGGTCTCGCGTTCGGCCGGACCAAAGCAGGTCGGACACGTCGTCTTGCGCCACTCGGGGTTGGACTTGATCGGCGACTGCACGACGCCCGGATTGGCGAAGGCGTTTTCGACGTCCACGGGCAGCAGCACGGGCAGCTGGTCTTCGGGCACCGGCACTGCGCCGCAAGCGTCGCAGTAGATCACCGGAATCGGGCAACCCCAGTAGCGCTGGCGGCTGACGCCCCAGTCGCGCAGACGGAAGTTGACCTTGCGCGCGCCACGGCTTTCCGCCTCGAAGCGCGACGCCAGTGCATCGAGCGCCTGCTGGAAATCGAGACCGTCGAGCGCGCCGGAATTCACCAGCCAGCCGCGATCGGTATACGCCCCCTCTTCGGCGATCCGGCGCTCGAATGACTCGACGACCTGCACGGCCGCGCCGGTGTCGTAGACGTCCAGCGACGCGCCGCCGCCGAGCGCGGACTGCATCGGATCGGTGTGCGTGGCGCGGTCGCGGCCGATTTCCTCGAGCGCATCGCGCACGTCGGTCGGCACGACGACCATCCGGATCGGCAGGCCATAGGCCTTGGCAAATTCCCAGTCGCGCTGGTCGTGGCCGGGCACGGCCATGACCGCGCCGGTGCCGTAGCCCATCAGCACGAAGTTGGCGACCCAGACCGGGATCTCTTCGCCGGTGAGCGGGTGGATCGCACGCAGGCCCGTGTCCATGCCGCGCTTGACCTGTGTCTCCAGCTCGGCCTCGGACACGCCGCCCTGGCGCAGGTCGGCGATGAACTCGGCGAGGTCCGGATTGCTTTCGGCCGCGCGCATGGCCAGCGGATGCTCGGCGGCGACGGACACGAAGGTCACGCCCATCAGCGTGTCGGGGCGCGTGGTGTAGACGGCGAGCTTCTCGTCGCTGCCAGCCACGTCGAACGCGAACTCCAGGCCTTCGCTGCGACCGATCCAGTTGCGCTGCATGGTCTTGACCGAGTCCGGCCAGCCACCCAGCGTGTCCAGCCCGTCGAGCAGTTCCTGCGCGTAGGCGGTGATCTTGAGGAACCACTGCGGAATCTCGCGTTTCTCCACCAGCGCGCCCGAGCGCCAGCCGCGGCCGTCGATGACCTGCTCGTTGGCGAGCACGGTCTGGTCGACCGGATCCCAGTTGACGACCGAGTTGCGGCGGTACGCCAGGCCCTTCTTCATCAGCCGCACGAACATGCGCTGCTCGTGGACGTAGTAGTCCGGCGCGCAGGTCGCGAACTCGCGGCTCCAGTCGATCGCGTAGCCCAGCGACTGCAGCTGGCTGCGCATGTGCGCGATGTTGGCGTAGGTCCACTTGGCGGGCGCGGTCGCGTTCTTGATCGCGGCGTTCTCGGCCGGCAGGCCGAATGCATCCCATCCCATCGGCTGCAGCACGTTCTTGCCGATCATCCGCTGGTAGCGGCTGATGACGTCGCTCAGCGTGTAGTTGCGCACATGACCCATGTGCAGCGCGCCGGACGG from the Luteimonas fraxinea genome contains:
- the leuS gene encoding leucine--tRNA ligase — encoded protein: MSSEPVVVDPNAYQPTPVESDAQTFWTSTRAFEVTERADKPKYYCLSMLPYPSGALHMGHVRNYTLSDVISRYQRMIGKNVLQPMGWDAFGLPAENAAIKNATAPAKWTYANIAHMRSQLQSLGYAIDWSREFATCAPDYYVHEQRMFVRLMKKGLAYRRNSVVNWDPVDQTVLANEQVIDGRGWRSGALVEKREIPQWFLKITAYAQELLDGLDTLGGWPDSVKTMQRNWIGRSEGLEFAFDVAGSDEKLAVYTTRPDTLMGVTFVSVAAEHPLAMRAAESNPDLAEFIADLRQGGVSEAELETQVKRGMDTGLRAIHPLTGEEIPVWVANFVLMGYGTGAVMAVPGHDQRDWEFAKAYGLPIRMVVVPTDVRDALEEIGRDRATHTDPMQSALGGGASLDVYDTGAAVQVVESFERRIAEEGAYTDRGWLVNSGALDGLDFQQALDALASRFEAESRGARKVNFRLRDWGVSRQRYWGCPIPVIYCDACGAVPVPEDQLPVLLPVDVENAFANPGVVQSPIKSNPEWRKTTCPTCFGPAERETDTFDTFMESSWYTARYTSPGAADMVDARADYWTPVDQYIGGIEHAILHLLYFRFYHRLMRDEGLVRSDEPVINLLTQGMVIADTFYRDLDNGGKDWINPADVEIVRDDKGRITGATSKLDGQPVSIGGTEKMSKSKNNGVDPQSMIGKYGADTVRLFSMFAAPPEQSLEWNEAGVEGMSRFLRRLWNQVQKHVQGGEAGVFDVAAATSAQKTLRRQLHEAIQKVGDDYGRRHSFNTAIAAVMELLNHVGKFDEADANARALRQETFETIVLLLNPITPHIAHTLWQVLGHAETLLEDQTFPQADPAALERDALTLAVQVNGKLRGTIEVAVDLPKDAIEAMALAEPNVVKFLDGLTVRKVIVVPGKIVNIVAG
- the lptE gene encoding LPS assembly lipoprotein LptE gives rise to the protein MRILRPVFLPLALVALVLTLSACGFHLRNALTLPPNLGPVDIVSSDPYSRLARSVERALAAAGAEIAEPRATDVATLNIQSERWAALPASLDAQGRAQEYTLRYAVVFSMRDADGRDIVPQQAIELARDYLAPPTDSIGADSERELLSRELEREMTASIIRRIDAVFRNPQERIRE
- the nadD gene encoding nicotinate-nucleotide adenylyltransferase translates to MALHLVYGGTFDPIHNGHLAIACAARDALACTVHLMPTGDPPHRAPPGADGATRATMVALAIDGVPGLVLDRRELERQGRSYTVDTLAELRSEIGPSTPLAWLVGADSLLGLPGWHRWRDLFGLAHLVIAERPGSALDAELPAELAAALQNRWTREAADLQSQPAGRVLRLHQPLSHVSATAIRAQLSAGVPTGGQLPPAVAAFIHEKGLYGAAARAPL
- the rlmH gene encoding 23S rRNA (pseudouridine(1915)-N(3))-methyltransferase RlmH, with the translated sequence MKAKLIAVGERAPAWVAEGFAEYRKRLSHWLPLDLIEIEPGLRGKGRDTMRAMSDEGTRVLAAIPRDALVVALDGRGRLHSSEDLAHRLEHWRMQGRDLAFLIGGPEGHAPDVLARADERWSLGPLTLPHMLVRLVLAEQVYRAAAMLANHPYHRA
- the holA gene encoding DNA polymerase III subunit delta; this encodes MELTPERLPAQLAREPLRPAYLIAGPEPLRVLEAADAVRAAAREQGVAEREVFEPEGRDIDWNAVEATFRAPSLFASRRLVEIRLPTTKPGKDGAAVISGFCADPPSDVTLLVTGGEWSRQHGGKWSEAITGIGHLVVAWQVKPHELESWIEARLRSRNVLADRAAVQQLAERVDGNLLAAAQEVDKLALLADGSTLDGPRMQALVADAARFDVFRLLDATLNGQPAQVVRMLAGLRAEGAAIPALMGMVVMELARAAQLAQVQARGGNMANEFKAQRIWDARQAGYRRALQRHPEARWVRFVAEAGRVDRIAKGRGRWGVDPVDGWLALERLLVAVADARAGALLAA
- the rsfS gene encoding ribosome silencing factor encodes the protein MSNPAHVIKTRLPEPPPSPDALLEVARAAVAEIKAVDVIDIDVRGRSSVCDFMVIASGTSSRHVKSIADEVVKHAKKLGCQPLGVEGEREAEWVLVDLGDVVVHVMLPRVREFYALERLWTVGDQPPEDERGPRRDA